The Triticum urartu cultivar G1812 chromosome 6, Tu2.1, whole genome shotgun sequence genome includes the window gaacaccttgttcatcatgctcatgaaataggcaggggcgttagtcagtccgaatgacatgaccgtatactcatacAACCCGTGCTGCGTGGTGAGTgatgtctttggtatatccttctctcgaatcttcagctagtgatatcctgatcgcaaatcgatctttgaaaacacctttgctccttgcagctggttaaacaaatcattgatcatcggcagtgggtatttgttcttgattgtcacctcattcaatgcacgataatcaacaaccatccttagagacttatccttcttctcaaccaaaagcacttgggctccccatggtgatgaacaagtcctcccgagttcagGGTTAGGCGAGGTTTCTGCTGAGTTCCTGAATTATATCTTCCTTGTCCATCTCCCGTGCCAACTCTCCGGTTAGGCCGGACCCTCCACGGAACCTGGCCCGGAACCTCCGGCTCCCGGACCTTCCGGCCTCGCCCAGAACTTCCAGCCCTGCCTGTGCGCAGtgacttgggccgaggcccgtgtaccctttcACCCCCgagactatatatactcttcttctacctacgttttagggttagcaaagtagtatCTCATTGAGAAGCTTTGCTCTCCACTTAATCCACTTCTCCTTAGGAGTTCATgacctctacggagaagatccctcaagtggattcaagacccctcacgaaaagacccctcaagacctcctcacggagaagaacgtGCTACTTGTATTGccccttgttgatcgtggatcttgtatctctttATGTTTTGAGAATCTAGCACATGTGTAACCggatcttgttggtttgagtgatttcTCTCGTGTTTTCCTCGTGCTTCTCTTTGCGTTTCTCcttgttcctcgtgttcttcgcgggattcactcctttcgtgaaagatcaggcATCCAGGATTCTACCCTACATCACCTCCTCTACAAGGCCGACTACCCGGCTCGCCCAGACATGCGGGTGCCGGGCTCGTGGAGGCTAAGCGCCGGCGGCGTCCCGGTGCCCCCAGTGCCCACCGGGGCTGAACGGCGCGCCGAGATCGACCGCATCCGTTCGTCGCTGTCGGAGGCGCAGCGAAACGAGCCGAGGTACGCCACCGACAGCCACACGCCGTGGACGATGTACTTCGACCGCCGCCACGAAGACCAGGTCGCCTCCGCAAACGGCACCATTCCCCGCGGCCGCCTCAATGCCGACGGGCGGCGCGAATGGTGGGGCGTGCCCGACCGCACCATCGAGGGCGTCCTCGACCACATCGAGACCGGCAAcacgccgcgcctcgagtacccAGCGCCCCGTCCTTCTCTCGTCGCCGCGGTAGTTCTTCAACGCCGCGGTGAATGGAGGAGGCGACCTTCTCATCGTGGGGTTCCCGTTCGCTCTCCTCTAGGTCGCCGGTGCTCCGCCCCGTCAAGACGGAGCTGCAGGAGACGCCGCTTGGGCACCGTACCCGTAGCGGCGCCCtagtcatcaacgagggcggccgccCCTCCCCTCGCTCCCTCCGTCTCGTCCGGTCAAAGACCGAGCTGGGGTTGCGCTACGTCAAGAAGGAGCACGCGGAGATGGCCGCCGCCGACGAGACCGTCCTCAAGTGGGCGAAGGCGGACTATGTCCGCGAGCAGGTGGAGCGCCAGCCCGGGCCTACGTGGAGATCAAGGCCCGGTGCCGCGAACGCGACAAGGGCGGCGTCGTCgtcctcgacagcgacgacgaggacGCGTCGGGGCCGTCCAACCCCCGGCGCGTCGGCGACCCTGGTCAGAAGTGCTGCAGGGACGGCGGCGGCTCCGACGGAACGTagggcggcggtggcgacgacgacgacaactACTACACCCGGTTCTATAGACTTCTCGGCATGTAGAAGGCGGGCGACGGCAACGGCATAGTAGGGCTAGGCGTAGTAGGCGTactttgttttctgtttttttacaaaTTTGAATGAAAATCGTTGAGTTTGTGTCTGTGTTTGTACAAATTTAAACCAAATCACCGAGGTTGCCTCGAGTTTTCGCCAATTTGAGGGCGACCTGGGAGCCGGAGCGGGAACATAATCGCCCCTGCGCCGAAGGTAAACGCCGATTCAGCTCGAGACAGCGCTTTTTCGGTGCTCTTACACTTTGGCCGCGATCCAAACATTAACCTCCCAACCACGGCACCTCCGTTATCCCATCCGCTCTCTCGCGGTCTGTGCTCCACTCCACTCCGCCCCCCATCCCACCCCCGCCCACGCCGCCGCCATGGTCGCGCtcgcctccctctcttctctgtGCCTCTGCGGCTCCGCTCGCCGCCGTTCTGCCTCCGCACCCACCTCCATATCATGCTGTGTGCTCGCAACTCCCTCCGGCAGAGGTAAATGTCTCGACTTTCTGAACCTTCATCCCCTGTTGACGAACCTGTCCTTTCTCTCGCCCGAAATCGGCCTATCAATGCGCTTCTCCTCCTTATATCTCACAGGGTCTCATGAATCTAGAATACCCCGTAGAAGGTTCCGGAGAACCGAGGGTGCTACTAAGAGCATGGAAGATTCAGTCAAGCGAAAGATGGAGCAGTTCTACGAAGGGGTGGATGGTCCGCCCCTCCGGGTCCTCCCAATCGGCGGCCTTGGGGAAATCGGCATGAATTGCATGCTCGTCGGGAACTATGACCGTTATATCCTGATTGATGCAGGGGTTATGTTCCCAGAGTATGTGTTTCATACTTGCATTCCTGTAGCTTGCTAATCTGTTTCTGCGTGTGTCATCCTTATAATGCATTTTCTGACCACATTTTTAGAAACCATATTCAAGTGAGGACTTTGATGAACAACTGCTTCTCTTGTAAATCACACTGCTTCACAAGGACTTAAATGTTTATGCGGATTCTCTAGGTAGACGTGTATAATGTGCATGTATAGAATTTCCTGTTCACTTACTGCATGCATCCTTAGTTCGTCCGGAGGCCGGGAGGAAAACTGTCATTATCTATTGTTTCCTGTCCACACGTGTGCTGAATTTTGACGTAGTGCATTTTACTTGAACTTATGTCAGCTACGACGAGTTTGGTGTGCAAAAGATTATTCCCGACACAACTTTCATCAAGAAATGGAGCCACAAAATTGAAGCAGTTATTATTACACATGGCCATGAAGATCACATCGGTGCGTTGCCTTGGGTAAATAATTCTTCTGTTACTCTAATACAACATTTATTATGCTTGCTTGGCTATCTGCCGCTCACTTAATTATGTGATAATGATATGGAAACTAACAGTCCTGTATCATATTTTGAGTCACAATAGCACAATGGAACTCCCTGGTTGACAAGTTAGAACCTCTTGTTTACAGTCTCATTCTTTTCATGCGCAACATGTCTTAATTGTCAAACTTCaaagataggtagttttgttatAGAACACCCTCTTCGTTGTATAATACATGCAATCCTGAGCCAAAGTTTCCCTTTGCTGAATAACATCTTTCAGAAATAGCTCCAGTGGCAATTAAATCCAGGAGCTGTCAACATGATGCCACATGTCAAGTGTTCTTATGAGGAAAATCATGTGGCACCACTAGTATTTGTTATGCCAGATCTTCTAATTTGGAGGAAGTACTCTTGATCTTTTCTTCTAGAGCATTGAGTGGGAAATAGTTATTCCATCATTAACAATCTTTGCTTTCAAGGCTTAGATCGATTTTGATTTATCTCAATGTTAGATGTATGACTTGGACAAGAAGTCACATAATTTTATTTTGTGAATACCATAGTTTTTCTTTGAGTTAATTTGGGCAGGGCTTGTTCAAACAGGGCACACTTAAATTATACACGAGCATGCCAATGTTTGGCATCTGGTTAGCTCTTCTTGTGTATACACTTTTTCTGCGTTTTTGTTATTTTACATGTTGCTTTTCATAGACACTGCTAACTTGATATCTTGAGATGATATTTCTGAGCCTTTTTAGCTTCCAATTGCATCCACCTTTGGAATATGCTCAGCTGTCCCTTCATCGTTTCTGCTGATAGGTTATTCCTGCACTGGATTCGACCACACCTATTTTTGCGTCATCTTTTACGATGGAGGTAACACTCAATTGTTTGATCACTGCTTGCATGTTTCATGATGTTGATGTATTATTACTTGTATATTTGCTGCCAAATCTTCAAAAGTTATGACATGAATTTATTCATATTTGGGCAGCTCATAAAGAAGCGTTTGAAGGAGTTTGGGATTTTTCTCTCATCCAGGCTAAAGAGTTTTAGAGTTAGAAATAGGTTTCAGGCTGGTCCATTTGAAGTGGAACCTATCCGTGTAACTCATTCAATTCCTGACTGCTGTGGATTAGTGCTTCGTTGTGGTGATGGCACAATTTTCCATACTGGTGACTGGAAAGTAAGTTATATCAGCAATAATTGTACACTATGTTCTTTAACTGGACTGTTTGGTTAACTTATTTTCAATTAAAGATTGATGAATCACCAGTGGATGGGAGAATATTCGACCGAGAAGCATTGGAGGAGCTCTCGAAAGAAGGTGTTACTCTGGTAAGTTGATCCCTATTGACTAAGATCTGTACCTTTTTTCCCAATTCTTTAGGTCTTTGGCATATATTTCACCTATGCATTATTGTACAAAGATACTCCCTCATTGCCAAAATGTAAAGACATATAATTTTTTTTCctaagtcaaactttgtaaaatTTTCCAATAATATGGTATTCTAGATGTTGATATTTGGGAACCACTAGCGATCAGACTACTGACAACTAGGTTTCATCAGACTAGTCCCCCACCATACGATTGAATTCTTTTGAAGCGTCGGATTGAGCCGGATGAATGTTACTAGCTGTATTTACTGCTAGTTTTGGTAAATCGTGATTTGCTTCCACCAAATAAATATAGAAGTTAATGCTTCCTGGAAATTGCGTTAGATACTccattttcttttttctttttggtaAGTCTGTTGCTTCCAATGAACAAATACAGAAATCAATGCTTCACAGATATTAGAGATTTGCTTCCAACAAACAAAGTAAGGAAATTAAATGTTTGTGTATACTATGTTTTTTGGTAAGTTGATGGAAGCATCGTGCGATGGGAACATATTATTCGAAGTGTGATTGATATCTGTTTCAAGGAAGCATTATTCAAGGTTGTGGTACCATATTTTAGATGCTTTGGAAACATTTTTTATGGAAACATTTGCTTCGCAATGGAAATTATGTGGATCAACGACATGAGTATACACAAACACAAATTCATTTGGTAGGAAAAATTGACATCTCTTTTTGTAACGTCACTAATTTTACTTCGGCATAGCCAGCATGGATGCGTGAGTGTATTTTTTTGATGTTGTGATGCAGTAGAAATATGCTTCAAAAGACCAGATAATTGTTTCCAATGTACCAGTAAATTGTTTCCAAGGATGTTTGTTTCCAAGCAGACTTATTTACCATCAAAGCACATCATTGGTTTGAAACAAAGTGGACTATTGCTTCCAAAGAAACAAGAATGTGCATCCAAAAAATTCAGAATGTGCTTCCATAAAACATAACATGGCATCTACAAACAACGTCGGGTAGACGGAAACCATGCTTCCTTTCGATGTTGGCCGTGCTTCGTTGCGATGGTAATCATGCTCCCAATGCTGGACGTGCATGGTAGTCATGCTTCCTTACTGTGCTGGTTGTGTTTCTTTGTGATTGTATCCGTGCTTCCTTTCTATGGTGGACTTTTATCACACCGTGGTTAGCAGCATCAAGAAGGATTGACATGGATGGAGCGGCGCTGCAGCTGCACCACTAGCCGAGGACCACTTTGACAACAAACATAGGTCAGCCGAATATATCGAATTAAACCTAGCTAGGTAAACTGAGGACGTGAGGCACTGTTTCGTGCAGCCGGCCGGGCGCGTTCCCATCGCTTTCGAGAAGGGATGGCACTTGAGGTACAGGAGGCAATCTCCTGTCTCTTGGTGATTCCCTGATGCTTATTTAGGCCCCCTACTGGGATGGGCCTCACGGCCACCTGCTCATCAAGCACATAAAATGATAAGAATCAGTCATAACATAATCAAATCAAAGTGACGTGACCAGCAAAATAGTGAGGAGCGCATATGTTAATGTTTTACTACCGTGATTGAAGGTTCAGAGGTTTTGTTATCTTACATTGACTGAAATTCTGCAAGTACATGAAATCTAAATAGATTTTTTTGCGGGAAGAAATCTAAATAGATTAACACAGATCTCACCCTTGGTGTGCCTCCAAGCCACTTAAATTCTGCAAATACGCGACGGAGGATCATAATCTGGCAAGAGGGCTACCTGTGTCGGAGGTGAACATTGGAGAACGACGGGGATGTGGGCTCGTCGATGACACCATGGAGAACAACGTGCGCAGTAGCCCGGGGGCGTGTCAAGAAGTAGGACGGGGCAGGGATCCAACCTCTGGTAGGGATGCCTCTGGCAGAGAGTAGAGGGGCGGCGGGGTGGATGATCGATGACCCCGATGGAGAGGAAGGTCGGAGGTAGGAGAGAGAAAAGCGGTGCTGATTGATTTGGGAGAAAGATAACGGGGCGAGGGATTACGGGAAGGTACTGCGTGAAAAACTGGAGGAGCATTAAAAGATGATTCTTTTGTGATCTCTTGGCCGTGAGATGAAGCATGAATCAACGGCTTACGCGTGGTCTGAGGATGTCCTCGTATCAGACTATAGATAGAAAGTGTTTCCCTTGATATTTTTCTCTGTGAACTTGGTCAAACTTCAAATTTGACCTTATATTTAAAGCTACACATTTACTATGAAAAAAGAACTACAAATATTTAAAAACTAAAGAAGTGTTGAGCCAGGTCTCACCTGGCATAAGAAGTTCTTCGTTTGTATGATCCTAACTATATATTTCTGTTTTTTCTCTCAATTCAAGATGATGAGCGACTCAACAAATATTCTGTCCCCTGGAAGATCCACCAGTGAATCTGTTGTCGCTAGTTCATTGTTGCGTCATGTTTCAGAAGCAAAAGGGAGAAGAGTAATTACAACACAATTTGCTTCAAATATACATCGCATTGGGAGCATCAAAGCTGCTGCAGACTTAACTGGTCGAAGGCTGGTAATCTTTGAGTCTTAGTTCAACAGACTACACCACACCTCGTTTAATTTGATGATTTTTGTAGTTCATAGTTTCTTAGTCTGTGGTTTTGGTAAACTGAAACAGGTCTTTGTTGGAATGTCACTGCGGACGTACCTTGAGGCTGCTTTTAGGGATGGAAAGGCACCACTGGATCCATCAACCTTGGTATGCAGCAACTTACTTGATAAGTTACTTATTCAACTGTTATTGCGATTGTTGTGAATGATGCAGTTTTGGAACTGTCTCTTTTTACTGCCTATTGGCGATCTGTTCAATTGATGTTCTTGTGTCAGCACAATCTGCTTTCAGCTATCTACTTTATCTTCATTGTATGGCGCTCCTGTCAGTATACTCAAGGGGCTTGAATGCTAGTTGCAGAAGTTTTAGCAGCTCCTACAGTAGCTCGATGCTTGACTGTGTTCTGCCCAAGTGAACACCTTTCTGTTTTCCTTAACCCATGTACTGTGTTTACCTCAATAAAATTCAGTTAGCTCCCTGTTGTGGCAAAAAgaaaagtgtgtgtgtgtgtgtgtgtgtgtgtgtgtgtgtgtgtgcgtgcgcgcgCAAACTAGCAAGCGATATCTACATGCGAAAACACCTAAAGGGGCCTACGAATTCCTTCTAACATAACTTGAGTTAATGGACACATAGATATGTCTACTTGTTATGGCTGGTTTAGCTAGGCCCACCGGGCAATCTTAgcccacaagttatcttaggTTAATTCTTATGCAAGTTATCTAGGTTATAAATATAGACTGTAAGACTCCTTTTGGAATTAAGCAAGAAGCAATCAATATTTGCTCGGCTTCCCTTAAGGAGCCGGGAGacctaaaccctagccgcctcttGCGTCCGCCGCCGTCGCACCAGCCGCAAGGACGGCGCCcagccgccggccgccgcgcaaTCTCCTCCGACCTCCTCCCTCCTTTCCTTACAGGCTACGCCCTAGACCGGGTAGAACCCTAGTTTCTACCAATTTGGTATCCAGAGACTCGGGTTCGATCATGTCGTCATCAACACCCACGCTGTCGCTGCCCATCATCACCACCGCCCCGATGACCACTGCCGGGTCCCCAACGCCGCCGGCCCCGATCACCTCCGTGCCGCCGACAACCTCCGTCTTCACGCCGGAGGAGATGACCAGCACCCTGCGGGACCTCATGACGGCCGTCCAGGGCATCTCCCTGTACTTGGCCGGCCCGCACACCACCCCGCCGGCTGCGGCCCCCGCCTACAGCCACCCGGCGACGCACTGGCCGATCCAGAACGCGTCGGGCCCGAGGGGGACGCCCCTGCTGCCGTTCCAGGCAGGCTACACCGGCGGGCCCCCGCCGCTGCTGCACCTGCCCTGGTACTCGGTACCCGCGGCGATCGCCGGGGCCCATCCGTCGCTCTAGCTGCCGCCCGCCCCAGCGCCGTCCTGGCCGCAGTGGCCCGCGCCGGTTCTCGAGGCGCCACCCGCGCCCGCCCCAGCGCCGCAGTGGCCGCACTGGCCCGCGCCGGCCCCAGCCGCGCCGGTCCAGCTCCCATCGCCACCGCCCAGCTCCGGACCGGGCCAGTCCACACCTGGAGGACTTCCGATCCAGCAGATCTGGTTTCCGCCGTCACCGTCCCCGATCCCGGCCTGGCTAACCGGGACATCGCCACCGCCAGTTTACACAGAGGCCGTGGACCCACCGGTACCCACGCTGCAGTCTGGGGCCTCGTCCAGCTCCACGGGGGCCTACGACGGCCTCCCCACCGTTGACCGGGTACCGTCATCATCACTGCTCCGCACCGCCGAGCCGGTCGGCCATGGCGCGCCGACCCAGACGCCGCCACGGTTCGCCAAGATCGATTTCGCCACTTATGACGGCACGGAGGACCCGCTTAACTGGCTCAACCAGTGTGAGCAGTTTTTCCGTTGCCAGCGCACGCTCGCGTCGAAGCGCACTTGGCTGGCATCCTACCACCTCCGCGGTGCAGCCCAGACCTGGTACTATGCCCTCGAGCAGGACGAGGGCAGCATGCCCCCTTGGGAGCGCTTTCGCGAGCTCTGCCTCCTTCGCTTTGGGCCTCCGGTTCGCGGGAGCCGCCTGGTGGAGCTCGGCCGCCTTCCCTTCACCTCCACGGTGCAGGACTTCGCCGACCGTTTCCAGGCCCTGGCATGCCATGCGTCGGGCGTGACGCCGCAGCAGCGGGCCGACCTCTTTGTCGGTGGACTTCCGGATCACACCCGCGTGGACGTGGAGCTTCGGGGACCCCAGGATCTCCAGTCGGCCATGTACTACGCCCGCGTGTTCGAATCACCGTCCCGGACCATTGGGTCGCTACCCGGGCCGGATTCCGCGCAGGGTCGGCCTGCGCAGGCTTCTGCGGCACCCCTCGCCGCGACCGCGGCGCGCCCGTTCCGCCGGCTCACCTCAGCCGAGCTACTCGAGCGTCGCCGCCAAGGGCTGTGCTTCAACTGCGACGAGCCCTACACGCCCGGCCATGCCTGCCCGCGACTCTTCTACCTGGAAGTTGCAGACTACATTCCGGAggacgccgtcgccgccgacctGGCCGCCCCAGCTGTCGAGAAGGTGTTTGACGCTGGTTGATCGCCTCGAGGAGTTCCGCAAGCGCTTCCCCACCTTacagctcgaggacgagctgtttgtGCAGGCGGGGAGAAGTGTTATGGCCGGTTTAGCTAGGCCCACCGGGCAATCTTAgcccacaagttatcttaggTTAATTCTTATGCAAGTTATCTAGGTTATAAATATAGATTGTAAGACTCCTTTTGGAATTAAGCAAGAAGCAATCAATATTTGCTCGGCTTCCCTTAAGGAGCCGGGAGacctaaaccctagccgcctcttGCGTCCGCCGCCGTCGCACCAGCCTCAAGGACCGCGCCCAGCCGCCGGCCGCTGCGCAATCTCCTCCGACCTCCTCCCTCCTTTCCTTACAGGCTATGCCATAGACCGGGTAGAACCCTAGTTTCTACCACTACTATATAAAGGGGCTGACCCCTCTCAATAAAGCAGAGAAGAATATTGTCGTTTACTTTTATCTACTTTTCGGTAATTAGGGTTTGTGTCAGTAGTAGATTCCAGCAGTCTTTTGATATCCCACATGATGATGCAACAAAGTGGTGTTCATAATTTCAGAACCTTTCTGCAGGTTAAGGCAGAGGACATGGATGCATATGACCCTAAAAATCTTTTAGTCGTTACTACAGGTTCACAGGTAAGAGTTACAGGCTAAGTGGTCCTCAGAATCAGTTGGTCATTCACATTCTTATAATTCTTGCATCTCTGTATAAAATTTGTCCAGGCAGAGCCACGTGCGGCTCTGAATCTCGCATCTTATGGTGGGAGCCATGCTCTTAAACTATCCAAAGAGGACGTCCTTCTTTATTCAGCTAAGGTATTGCTCATGTAGTATCATTGAGTTGTTTCAAGAACCTTTGAGATTAGTCAGATGGAACGGAGTCATATATTTTTGCTCCGTGTGCATTCTTGACTCTGTCAGCTTTCTTGAGCATGACTTTCTTAATTTCTGAAGAAAATTGGTACCCCCTCTATTTGGAGATGCAGGATGTCGTTTGACTGTCCATTTTAAGCTTTGATCCTTGATGTATTAATCCAATAATATGTGGGTTATGTTACACAAAATTTACTTTCTCATGATTGTGTTACAACTAATTACATTCTAGCTAAAAAGCACGGATACGGGGATGGAAAGATGGCGACACACATACGGGGACACGGGATACGGCATTTTCCAAAAACAGCCATTCAGGGATATGGCGAGTATATAACAAAAATCAAAACATGCCATGTAATATAGAgttaaaaacaaaaaaagaagaagagaaactAAGATGAGATCAGAATACTGCCCCATTTCTATTTGTTATCTGATGTCAGTGCTTGATTGAATTAATTGATCCTCTAGAGAGACCCATGTTATTGCAACTTCCATAATACATCAAATGCTAGTGTTAGTCTATTAGAGAGTAGAGACTGGAGAAGACACAGCAGAAAATGCAGGTGTAACTTTCACCCTCACTCATGGATGATTGGCTACTGGCAGTGGTGCTCCCAGACGCCATGCTCCCTAGCATCAAGCAGCAACCAGACACCAGCATGTAAGTGAGCAGCAGCTCAAGAGCAAGCAGCAACTGCATGGCCACATGGGAAGCAAGCAGCAGCAACTCAACAGCAAGAAATTGAGCAAAGAGATGAAGAGGTTTTTTTTTTCCTGAGAGAAAGAGATGAAGAGGTTGAGGAGAGGCTGCTGGGGTTATCTGCTCGAGCGTGGTTGCCATCGGGAGGTCGAGTCCTGGTGGTGGCTGCAGCGGTCGagtcctggcggcggcggcggtcgagTCCTGGTGACGGCGGCGGTCCTCGAACCCAGGCGTTGGCGGCGCTCGAATCCAGGCGGCGACGGCGCGTTCGGTTGGGAGCAGCGGTCCTTTTGTGGTGAGCGTGTGTGCAACCCTGCAAAATAGGGTTTGTACTGGGCCAAGGCTGTTTGTTATTGGGCTTCCCGTGTCCCCAATGTGTCCCAGCCGTGTCTTTCCTTTTTTACTTTTTTTTAATCCGAGAATCAGGGGATACTGGGGTCATGCGTATTCCGGTGTGTCCGGCCGTATTGCCGTGTCCCACCGAATTAGGACGGCAATTTGGCAGTTTTGGCCGTGTCCATGCTTTGTAGCATTCTAGTACACATTTATTTTTTGAAATATCATTCCTCTTAACAAATATGCATGAAAGGGCGCCAAATGAATTGGTGAAAAGCATCTAACATACCTTTGTTGTAGTATTTATGGTTGCAGGTCAACTGGTTTCTCCTTTGAGCATAGCATTGCCAAATCTCATCATGCATATGCTTTTATTTTCAGGTTATCCCTGGAAACGAGTCCCGGGTAATGAAGATGTTAAATCGCCTCACCGACCTTGGCCCCAAAATTGTTATGGGTAAAGATGCTGGCCTCCATACATCTGGGCATGCTTATCACGATGAACTGGTAATTTTTTTCTCATGTGTTGCTTTCTGCTCTTTGATATGCTTTCGTACCTGGTAACAATATATACTACTACTATCCCCGTTTGAAACTTCACCGTCTTTGCCAACTGATTACAGAAAGCAGTTTTGTTTTGCTTGGTAGAACGC containing:
- the LOC125513042 gene encoding ribonuclease J isoform X2, producing MVALASLSSLCLCGSARRRSASAPTSISCCVLATPSGRGSHESRIPRRRFRRTEGATKSMEDSVKRKMEQFYEGVDGPPLRVLPIGGLGEIGMNCMLVGNYDRYILIDAGVMFPDYDEFGVQKIIPDTTFIKKWSHKIEAVIITHGHEDHIGALPWVIPALDSTTPIFASSFTMELIKKRLKEFGIFLSSRLKSFRVRNRFQAGPFEVEPIRVTHSIPDCCGLVLRCGDGTIFHTGDWKIDESPVDGRIFDREALEELSKEGVTLMMSDSTNILSPGRSTSESVVASSLLRHVSEAKGRRVITTQFASNIHRIGSIKAAADLTGRRLVFVGMSLRTYLEAAFRDGKAPLDPSTLVKAEDMDAYDPKNLLVVTTGSQAEPRAALNLASYGGSHALKLSKEDVLLYSAKVIPGNESRVMKMLNRLTDLGPKIVMGKDAGLHTSGHAYHDELEEVLQIVKPQHFLPVHGELLFLKEHELLGRSTGIKHTTVIKNGEMLGVSHLRNRKVLSNGFVSLGKQDFKLMYSDGDKAFGTSTDLCIDERFRIASDGIIFVSMEIFRPKPASPQSGLKGKFKITTRCLWLDNGRLLDALYKAAHAALSSCPLNCPLSHMERMVSEILRKMVRKYSGKRPDVIVVASENTTVGFSEEVINRHMSLVDYEKTRPENPEREAEESIPEVMRTTPDDATTSSNAQGNKPKLGKISIIDKDSSTSAPAPAKSSRKNRWKPEEIKSLIQLRGEMNEKFQTVKGRMVLWEEISGSLLKQGITRTPAQCKSVWTSLLQKYEESKKDEENMRTWQYFSAMDSFLSCEGEMATK
- the LOC125513042 gene encoding ribonuclease J isoform X1, which gives rise to MVALASLSSLCLCGSARRRSASAPTSISCCVLATPSGRGSHESRIPRRRFRRTEGATKSMEDSVKRKMEQFYEGVDGPPLRVLPIGGLGEIGMNCMLVGNYDRYILIDAGVMFPDYDEFGVQKIIPDTTFIKKWSHKIEAVIITHGHEDHIGALPWVIPALDSTTPIFASSFTMELIKKRLKEFGIFLSSRLKSFRVRNRFQAGPFEVEPIRVTHSIPDCCGLVLRCGDGTIFHTGDWKIDESPVDGRIFDREALEELSKEGVTLMMSDSTNILSPGRSTSESVVASSLLRHVSEAKGRRVITTQFASNIHRIGSIKAAADLTGRRLVFVGMSLRTYLEAAFRDGKAPLDPSTLVKAEDMDAYDPKNLLVVTTGSQAEPRAALNLASYGGSHALKLSKEDVLLYSAKVIPGNESRVMKMLNRLTDLGPKIVMGKDAGLHTSGHAYHDELEEVLQIVKPQHFLPVHGELLFLKEHELLGRSTGIKHTTVIKNGEMLGVSHLRNRKVLSNGFVSLGKQDFKLMYSDGDKAFGTSTDLCIDERFRIASDGIIFVSMEIFRPKPASPQSGLKGKFKITTRCLWLDNGRLLDALYKAAHAALSSCPLNCPLSHMERMVSEILRKMVRKYSGKRPDVIVVASENTTVGFSEEVINRHMSLVDYEKTRPENPEREAEESIPEVMRTTPDDATTSSNGESFFSPDLHQPKTLDHFWESFKSPTAVKIARIVNASAQGNKPKLGKISIIDKDSSTSAPAPAKSSRKNRWKPEEIKSLIQLRGEMNEKFQTVKGRMVLWEEISGSLLKQGITRTPAQCKSVWTSLLQKYEESKKDEENMRTWQYFSAMDSFLSCEGEMATK